Proteins from one Rhizobium sp. CB3090 genomic window:
- a CDS encoding invasion associated locus B family protein, with the protein MTVKILAASLMLTVSTITAAHAAAPVRIDQFGAWGAFSYKSDSGMSCYILSTPIAQMPSSVDHGDNFFIVAHPSGQDYVPEAMAGYDLRQGAPMTAMIGGKTFAMFTKDRHGWVQNEADQPSMIQALKSGDKLELHATSKRGTATSYTYSLSGVSAALERIGKCK; encoded by the coding sequence ATGACTGTCAAAATTCTTGCAGCCTCTCTAATGCTCACTGTGTCCACAATCACCGCGGCTCACGCCGCGGCACCTGTCCGGATCGATCAATTCGGTGCATGGGGCGCATTTTCGTATAAGTCCGACAGCGGTATGAGTTGCTACATCTTGTCGACGCCGATCGCTCAGATGCCCTCTAGTGTGGATCATGGCGACAATTTCTTCATCGTGGCGCATCCATCGGGGCAGGACTACGTCCCGGAGGCGATGGCGGGCTACGATCTCAGGCAAGGCGCGCCAATGACGGCGATGATTGGGGGTAAAACCTTTGCAATGTTCACCAAGGATCGGCATGGCTGGGTTCAGAACGAAGCTGACCAACCGTCCATGATCCAGGCGCTGAAGTCGGGCGACAAATTGGAGCTACATGCCACCTCGAAGCGAGGAACGGCAACCAGTTATACCTATTCTCTCTCCGGGGTTTCGGCTGCGCTGGAGCGGATAGGAAAGTGTAAATAG
- a CDS encoding MarR family transcriptional regulator — translation MRLAMRRFLSFSEAAVSEAGVTSQQYQTLLVIKTAPGSQIMVRELAEQMLVQHHGAVQLIDRLVAAGLVLRAPSDQDKRSVLITLTSDGEELLERLARIHLEGMLANERLLVESLKKLRRLERMS, via the coding sequence ATGAGGCTTGCCATGCGGCGCTTTCTCTCATTCAGCGAGGCGGCAGTTTCGGAGGCTGGCGTGACCTCCCAGCAATACCAGACGTTATTGGTGATCAAAACCGCGCCCGGAAGCCAGATCATGGTGCGTGAGCTCGCCGAGCAGATGCTCGTTCAGCACCACGGCGCCGTTCAACTCATCGACAGACTAGTTGCGGCGGGATTGGTCTTGCGTGCGCCTTCGGACCAGGACAAGCGCAGCGTATTGATCACTCTTACATCTGACGGAGAAGAATTGCTTGAACGCCTTGCCAGGATCCACTTAGAGGGGATGTTGGCGAATGAGCGGCTGCTTGTCGAATCTCTTAAAAAGCTCCGACGCCTGGAAAGAATGAGCTGA
- a CDS encoding M20/M25/M40 family metallo-hydrolase: MLAETFGKCGGGTWRQPSPRITRGQRRRVARLGDRCQISGRWPPDHDAQMIARIAPAAMIFVPSIGGISHNPKESTPDADLIAGANMLLDVVRQLAAKAH, encoded by the coding sequence ATGCTTGCGGAAACATTTGGAAAGTGTGGTGGCGGAACATGGAGACAGCCGAGCCCCCGAATTACCCGTGGGCAGCGTCGTCGCGTTGCACGGCTCGGTGATCGATGTCAGATTTCTGGCAGGTGGCCTCCCGACCATGATGCACAGATGATCGCGAGGATCGCCCCCGCTGCGATGATCTTCGTCCCCAGCATTGGCGGTATCAGCCACAATCCGAAGGAAAGTACACCCGATGCGGACTTGATTGCGGGAGCCAACATGCTCCTGGATGTTGTCCGGCAGCTCGCAGCCAAGGCACACTGA
- a CDS encoding FAD-dependent oxidoreductase, whose amino-acid sequence MNRISTDIAVVGGGVIGLAIALRLRADGREVMIIEPNEPGSGASYGNAGTVANYAVIPVGTPSILRNFLSLLLNPDSPLAIRTSALPALFPWLARFAYESLPHRYRENAGQIAELVSDASSAWGEFASEIGASNFLSAKGCLYLYHTRKAFQAACADIELRRSYGVSQELLSASDVLGLEPRLPGFEGGGLFFPKAINLSDPGEVMRLLSVAVKQAGAEFVQASVTGMARKQNGVRIVASPYEVHAHTVVIAAGAHSRKLAAEIGDPVQLDTERGYHVEYDMPEPPIERPVCPTAHGFYFCPMRGRLRVAGLVELGGLAAPENPQLLQSLARNARRFFPELGAPSRTWLGFRPSMPNSVPVIRPSKGGRDVILAFGHGHIGLTLAPRTARLVSAMLTSREM is encoded by the coding sequence ATGAACAGGATTTCGACAGATATCGCCGTCGTCGGCGGTGGCGTTATCGGCTTGGCGATTGCACTTCGGCTTCGCGCCGATGGACGCGAAGTCATGATCATAGAGCCGAACGAACCAGGCTCCGGCGCCTCCTACGGGAACGCCGGGACGGTGGCGAACTACGCGGTCATACCGGTCGGGACGCCGTCGATTCTTCGAAACTTCCTGTCGCTGCTGCTTAATCCGGACAGTCCCCTGGCGATCCGCACGTCCGCGTTGCCAGCCCTGTTTCCTTGGCTTGCGCGGTTTGCGTACGAATCTCTGCCGCATCGCTACAGGGAAAATGCCGGCCAGATCGCCGAACTCGTTTCAGATGCCTCGTCCGCCTGGGGCGAGTTCGCCTCCGAGATAGGCGCATCGAACTTCCTGTCCGCGAAGGGGTGTCTTTACCTTTATCATACGCGCAAGGCGTTCCAGGCAGCTTGCGCGGATATAGAACTGCGTCGCAGCTATGGCGTCTCGCAAGAGCTTCTCTCGGCCAGCGACGTGCTTGGGCTTGAGCCGCGGCTTCCAGGGTTCGAAGGCGGCGGCCTCTTCTTTCCGAAAGCCATCAACCTCAGCGACCCGGGCGAAGTGATGCGCCTTTTGTCTGTGGCGGTGAAACAGGCCGGCGCAGAATTCGTCCAAGCCTCCGTTACCGGCATGGCCCGCAAGCAAAATGGCGTACGTATCGTGGCGTCGCCATATGAAGTGCATGCCCATACCGTGGTCATCGCCGCTGGCGCCCATTCACGCAAACTGGCTGCGGAGATCGGGGATCCCGTGCAACTCGATACCGAGCGCGGCTACCATGTCGAATACGACATGCCGGAACCACCGATCGAGCGGCCGGTTTGCCCGACCGCACATGGCTTTTATTTCTGTCCGATGCGAGGCCGGCTGCGCGTTGCCGGTCTGGTGGAACTAGGCGGCCTTGCAGCTCCTGAGAACCCGCAACTCTTACAATCTCTGGCGCGGAATGCCCGCCGCTTCTTCCCCGAACTCGGCGCGCCAAGTCGCACCTGGCTCGGGTTTCGCCCTTCGATGCCCAATTCCGTGCCGGTTATCAGACCATCGAAAGGAGGCAGGGACGTCATTCTTGCCTTCGGGCATGGGCACATAGGATTGACTTTGGCACCACGCACGGCCCGATTGGTCAGCGCGATGCTGACGAGCAGAGAGATGTAA
- a CDS encoding amino acid ABC transporter ATP-binding protein, with product MAHATVETTGIATPSDSAAAIKIRGLRKSFDGRLVLDGIDLDVPPGRIVSIIGQSGGGKTTLMRCVNLLEQPEDGSIEINGEAIFAKGAVTCKDLAKLRQRVGMVFQRFNLFPHLTAVENVILAQMHAAAVGEREAVERAVRLLTRVGLIHRATAYPERMSGGEQQRVAIARALALAPTVLLFDEPTSALDPESTGEVLRVMRELARDGMTMIIVTHELPFAREVSDWVVFIDGGRIIEQGPAAEVLDNPREPRTAAYVARYARPA from the coding sequence ATGGCACATGCAACAGTCGAAACTACTGGCATTGCGACGCCGTCCGACAGTGCCGCAGCAATCAAGATCCGGGGTCTTCGGAAATCTTTCGACGGAAGACTGGTGCTGGATGGCATCGACCTGGACGTGCCGCCCGGTCGCATCGTCAGCATCATCGGTCAAAGTGGGGGCGGCAAGACCACCCTCATGCGGTGCGTGAACCTGCTTGAACAGCCCGAAGATGGCTCAATCGAAATAAACGGTGAAGCCATTTTCGCGAAGGGTGCGGTGACTTGCAAAGATCTTGCGAAGCTGCGCCAACGCGTCGGCATGGTGTTCCAGCGTTTCAACCTGTTCCCGCATCTAACGGCGGTTGAGAATGTCATTCTGGCCCAAATGCATGCTGCGGCTGTCGGCGAGCGCGAGGCGGTCGAACGTGCCGTGCGGTTGCTGACGCGGGTCGGTCTCATACACCGGGCGACGGCCTATCCGGAGCGCATGTCAGGCGGCGAACAACAGCGTGTCGCCATTGCGCGTGCTCTTGCCCTTGCGCCGACCGTACTTCTGTTCGATGAGCCGACATCCGCGCTCGATCCGGAATCAACGGGCGAGGTGTTGCGTGTGATGCGTGAACTCGCAAGGGACGGGATGACGATGATCATCGTCACCCACGAGCTGCCATTCGCCCGGGAAGTATCGGATTGGGTCGTCTTCATCGATGGCGGCCGGATCATTGAACAGGGACCGGCTGCGGAGGTGCTGGACAATCCTCGCGAGCCTCGAACGGCAGCCTATGTTGCGAGGTACGCGAGACCGGCCTGA
- a CDS encoding amino acid ABC transporter permease: protein MSSSLPFAEMFQVPWSEYAGNLGEGLLRTLAYAIASFIGAAGLGLLLALMRLNRLRAVRLPATIYTEIFKNVPLLAIIFVIYFGLPSVGIKFDVFVAGVLSLMLFYAAYLSEIFRAAIAGIHPGQNEAAHALGLGRATTFGHVILPQALRLALPGTNTMFVDLLKSTSLLVTISAAELMTRAQLIASETFRALEVYLVIAAIYFAVCYPVSQCLLWLERTIHASIPLSLGRRRRLRLARALIQNGG from the coding sequence ATGAGCTCCTCGCTACCTTTTGCCGAAATGTTTCAAGTTCCCTGGAGCGAATATGCAGGCAATCTTGGCGAGGGTCTCTTGCGGACCCTTGCCTATGCGATAGCGAGCTTCATTGGAGCAGCAGGCTTGGGACTCCTGCTCGCTCTGATGCGGCTTAACCGTTTGCGCGCGGTGCGCCTGCCTGCCACCATCTACACGGAAATCTTCAAGAATGTCCCCTTGCTTGCCATCATCTTCGTCATCTATTTCGGCTTGCCTTCGGTCGGCATAAAATTCGACGTATTCGTCGCTGGCGTACTTAGCCTAATGCTGTTCTACGCGGCCTATCTGTCGGAAATCTTTCGCGCAGCTATTGCGGGCATCCATCCTGGCCAGAACGAGGCGGCGCATGCGCTGGGCCTTGGTCGCGCGACCACTTTCGGGCATGTGATCCTGCCTCAGGCACTTCGCCTCGCGCTGCCGGGCACCAATACGATGTTTGTGGATCTGCTCAAGTCGACATCGTTGCTGGTGACCATCTCGGCGGCGGAACTGATGACGAGGGCGCAATTGATCGCCTCTGAGACATTTCGGGCACTCGAAGTCTATCTGGTTATCGCCGCCATCTATTTCGCGGTCTGCTACCCCGTTTCGCAATGCCTGCTCTGGCTTGAGCGCACTATTCACGCAAGCATACCTTTATCGCTTGGCCGCCGGCGAAGGCTTCGGCTGGCGAGGGCTTTGATTCAAAATGGGGGATAG
- a CDS encoding transporter substrate-binding domain-containing protein — protein sequence MNGNGIFSHSPFKHGLVAILGFAIGILASSQMAQAEDLETLKPGVLKVAIEPYMPYTALKDEKLVGLDSDILDAVAKKLGLKIETMVTDFPGMLASVQSQRADITIGGIAWSDARQKVGLFTDPPYYSPPAMAVHGSAAYPDVKSLEGKTLGTVTGYVWAKSIAEVPKATARTFPTADSVFEDLSSGRLDVGFLDPLLIIYQQQQRPDMKFQVAYLSAPSAEQVEAHPDYKYFKPYMTGFYLPKQAPKLAKAISDGIDAMYKDGSLAALVTKWGGDPKQFLVPSPEMAAERRGVDRPETWSPPSSTE from the coding sequence ATGAACGGCAATGGCATTTTCTCGCATTCCCCATTCAAACACGGCCTCGTGGCAATCCTGGGCTTTGCAATCGGAATACTGGCCAGTTCCCAGATGGCGCAGGCTGAAGACTTGGAAACGCTGAAACCAGGCGTGCTCAAGGTCGCGATCGAACCCTACATGCCGTACACGGCGCTGAAGGACGAAAAACTTGTCGGCCTCGACAGCGACATCCTCGATGCGGTCGCCAAGAAGCTTGGTCTCAAGATCGAGACCATGGTGACCGATTTCCCGGGCATGCTGGCCTCCGTGCAGTCGCAGCGTGCAGACATTACGATCGGAGGCATTGCCTGGTCCGACGCGCGTCAGAAGGTGGGATTGTTTACCGATCCTCCTTACTATTCGCCGCCAGCCATGGCCGTACATGGCTCTGCTGCCTATCCCGACGTGAAAAGTCTCGAAGGCAAGACACTCGGCACGGTCACTGGATATGTCTGGGCCAAGTCGATCGCCGAAGTTCCGAAGGCGACCGCGCGCACTTTCCCGACGGCCGATAGCGTCTTTGAAGACCTGTCTTCGGGAAGGCTTGATGTCGGCTTCCTCGATCCGCTGCTGATCATCTATCAGCAGCAGCAGCGGCCCGACATGAAGTTCCAGGTCGCCTACCTAAGTGCTCCGAGCGCGGAGCAGGTCGAAGCCCATCCGGACTATAAATATTTCAAGCCGTATATGACCGGGTTCTATCTGCCCAAACAGGCCCCGAAGCTCGCCAAGGCGATCTCCGATGGGATCGATGCCATGTACAAGGACGGCTCGCTTGCCGCACTTGTGACCAAATGGGGAGGCGATCCAAAGCAATTCCTGGTTCCTTCACCGGAAATGGCAGCCGAGCGCCGTGGGGTCGACCGTCCCGAGACCTGGTCGCCTCCATCGAGCACCGAATAA
- a CDS encoding GntR family transcriptional regulator: MDAWMSEEMLDDPDAGLTLAERTYLQLREDIITVQLPPGTVLRENEIMRRLDVGRTPVREALLRLQRDGFVDVNARRGTFVSRIDISDLTAIYEARARIESWATRLAAERLREPERREAGELIEALKALSLPSELDALLALDRRIHRFIYRSAKNRYLFDTLDHYHNLSLRILHVAMRRFPELSPELDKVVQEQILMLEAVCRGDAETAEQIALHHVLSFEQEVRKVI; this comes from the coding sequence ATGGACGCTTGGATGTCGGAAGAAATGCTGGATGACCCAGACGCGGGGTTGACGCTGGCTGAACGCACCTATTTGCAGCTTCGCGAAGACATCATCACGGTACAATTGCCGCCTGGTACCGTTCTGCGTGAGAACGAGATCATGCGCCGCCTGGACGTAGGCCGCACGCCCGTACGCGAGGCGCTGCTCCGGCTCCAGCGGGACGGCTTCGTGGACGTCAATGCGCGCCGGGGTACATTCGTCAGCAGGATCGACATCAGCGATCTTACCGCAATCTACGAGGCCAGGGCGCGGATCGAATCCTGGGCGACGCGATTAGCCGCGGAACGTTTGCGTGAGCCGGAACGCCGTGAAGCCGGCGAGCTGATCGAGGCGCTGAAGGCTCTTTCCCTGCCCTCGGAACTTGACGCCCTGCTCGCGCTGGACCGGCGTATCCACCGCTTTATCTATCGAAGCGCCAAGAACCGCTATCTGTTCGATACGCTCGACCATTACCACAACCTCTCGCTCCGGATTCTCCATGTCGCCATGCGGCGATTTCCGGAACTGTCGCCGGAACTCGATAAAGTCGTGCAGGAGCAGATACTGATGCTTGAAGCCGTCTGCCGTGGAGATGCCGAAACCGCGGAACAGATCGCATTGCATCACGTCCTAAGTTTCGAGCAGGAAGTCCGCAAAGTCATCTGA
- a CDS encoding NUDIX hydrolase produces MLQEASERSSKRVPGTLADIDVEQAGAVCLRRTNRGAVQVLLVSSKRNGHWGLPKGHIEPGETSSVTAEREAFEEAGARGIVTEEPFGSFTYVKDNNLRRYRVTAHLIEVQSMARSYPEKGTRKLRWFSLDDAVAEAGQPGLRMLLQKLR; encoded by the coding sequence ATGCTGCAGGAGGCTTCGGAAAGATCGTCGAAGCGCGTGCCAGGCACGTTGGCTGACATAGATGTCGAGCAGGCGGGGGCGGTCTGCCTACGCCGCACGAATAGGGGTGCAGTGCAGGTTCTTCTTGTCAGCAGCAAGCGCAATGGGCACTGGGGACTTCCTAAAGGTCATATTGAACCTGGCGAGACCTCGAGTGTCACCGCCGAGCGCGAGGCGTTTGAGGAGGCCGGTGCACGTGGCATTGTGACAGAAGAGCCATTTGGATCCTTCACCTACGTCAAAGACAACAACCTCCGCCGATATAGGGTGACGGCTCACCTCATCGAGGTTCAGTCTATGGCAAGGTCTTATCCGGAAAAAGGCACTCGCAAGCTACGATGGTTCTCCTTGGACGACGCTGTCGCGGAGGCCGGCCAACCCGGTCTGCGAATGCTTCTGCAGAAGTTGCGGTGA
- a CDS encoding DUF982 domain-containing protein: MLTNGTWQEPVSLELHRIGEFRTIRSSLEALDCLLTDWPAEEDRFYRDALMICRAAVDGKSTPELARDAFIVAAHESCIYMKLGYFIPDFVIEPPKAAF; encoded by the coding sequence ATGTTGACGAATGGAACATGGCAAGAGCCCGTAAGCCTTGAGCTACACCGGATCGGCGAGTTTCGAACGATCAGGAGCAGTTTGGAAGCACTCGATTGTCTGTTGACAGATTGGCCCGCCGAAGAAGATCGGTTTTACCGGGATGCATTGATGATCTGTCGCGCTGCAGTCGATGGCAAATCCACCCCTGAGCTTGCCAGGGATGCCTTTATCGTGGCGGCGCACGAAAGCTGCATATACATGAAGCTCGGATATTTCATTCCAGATTTTGTTATCGAACCACCCAAAGCGGCATTCTGA
- a CDS encoding EAL domain-containing protein, with protein sequence MKFRRNSKILSGFANSAIGHATAFAPAIFAATIAVIVVWVATNWRLERSLADERSVVASELATISSRLQTNLNSNVKLLQGLAAGISVNPAMDQNAFSKLAAQILQPDSQLRSFAAAPGMVVKWVYPEKGNEKAIGLDYRTNVKQRNDAMLARNTHNIVLTGPVELVQGGVAFVVRCPVYMNDGTSQIFWGLLSGVIDIPRLYQDSGLESTDLEIAVSTVPEPNLPKQVFLGDLNTFSKQPVVASVDMTYGRWTLAAVPKGGWGQNNGIGIFELYASLLSLCVVAPIVWVGFLTKSRQRTIEKLRLHKKKLVRARQRLEYLSLHDALTGLPNRRFVDQMISQPPRPGPNDCLILIHIDLDRFKEINDTKGHAGGDTVLQSTASRLANLTGPNDVAARIGGDEFIFASWSSNPEPKAHMLAQQIVDALEQTLFIDGSECVISASVGVAWEIECSGGRDLGQLLLNADLALYEAKKAGRGRAATFTEELRIAAIHSKELADEFNHALDRDELVAFFQPQFNADTLEIAGVETLARWDHPRKGLLGPDKFLNVAESLGRSGDMDKLILQKALFELTRWDSLGMRIPRVSVNISARRLAEANLLAELSALPVAKGRLCFELLETISFDDLQPVLNEIIPALKELGIEIEIDDFGTGHASIVSLLRFEPRRLKIDREIINPIVTSPSQRRLVSSIIEIGRSQNIDIVAEGVETMEHAKILKDLGCHLLQGYALARPMTSKQLIEFCRVKDEGLTIAG encoded by the coding sequence ATGAAGTTTCGAAGAAATTCAAAAATATTAAGTGGCTTCGCGAACTCTGCAATAGGCCATGCTACCGCATTTGCTCCGGCAATATTTGCGGCGACCATTGCAGTCATCGTCGTCTGGGTTGCGACGAACTGGCGGCTGGAGCGATCGCTGGCCGATGAACGCTCGGTTGTTGCCAGCGAACTTGCCACCATATCATCGCGGCTTCAGACTAATCTCAACAGCAATGTGAAGCTGTTGCAAGGTCTCGCGGCCGGTATATCGGTCAATCCGGCGATGGACCAAAACGCTTTTTCCAAGCTTGCCGCGCAGATCTTGCAACCCGATTCACAATTGCGAAGCTTCGCCGCGGCGCCCGGCATGGTGGTCAAATGGGTTTATCCGGAAAAAGGAAACGAAAAGGCGATCGGGCTCGACTACCGGACGAACGTAAAACAACGCAATGATGCGATGCTGGCGCGCAACACCCACAATATCGTCCTGACAGGCCCGGTAGAGCTTGTCCAGGGTGGAGTTGCTTTCGTGGTCAGGTGTCCGGTTTATATGAATGACGGAACAAGCCAGATCTTTTGGGGTCTTCTGTCCGGAGTCATAGACATACCAAGGCTCTATCAGGACAGCGGCCTTGAATCGACCGACCTTGAGATTGCCGTCAGCACCGTACCGGAGCCGAACTTGCCCAAGCAGGTTTTTCTCGGCGACCTGAACACTTTTTCGAAGCAACCGGTCGTGGCATCCGTTGATATGACGTACGGCCGATGGACCCTCGCCGCCGTGCCTAAGGGCGGATGGGGCCAAAACAACGGCATAGGCATTTTTGAGCTCTATGCGAGCCTGCTGTCTCTATGCGTCGTTGCGCCGATTGTCTGGGTCGGCTTTCTGACCAAATCACGCCAGAGAACCATTGAAAAGCTCCGCCTTCACAAGAAAAAGCTTGTCCGGGCACGGCAAAGGCTGGAATACCTGTCGTTGCATGACGCGCTGACGGGGCTTCCTAACAGGCGATTTGTCGACCAGATGATCTCGCAACCGCCGAGACCCGGTCCGAACGATTGTCTGATACTCATTCATATCGACCTGGACCGCTTCAAAGAGATCAACGACACGAAGGGACATGCCGGGGGTGACACGGTCCTACAGTCAACGGCATCGCGCCTTGCCAACTTGACCGGTCCAAACGACGTGGCGGCTCGGATCGGCGGAGATGAGTTCATCTTCGCTAGCTGGAGTTCCAATCCCGAACCTAAAGCACATATGTTAGCCCAACAGATCGTCGATGCGCTCGAACAGACCCTCTTCATCGATGGTTCGGAGTGTGTGATCAGTGCAAGCGTTGGCGTCGCCTGGGAAATCGAATGTTCTGGCGGGCGGGACCTTGGCCAACTGCTTCTCAATGCCGATTTGGCTCTGTACGAGGCGAAGAAGGCGGGCCGCGGCCGCGCCGCCACTTTCACCGAAGAGCTTCGCATCGCGGCAATCCATTCGAAAGAATTGGCGGACGAATTCAATCACGCACTCGACCGCGACGAACTGGTGGCATTCTTCCAGCCGCAGTTTAATGCAGACACGTTGGAGATCGCCGGCGTCGAGACGCTTGCCCGCTGGGATCATCCGCGAAAGGGTCTGCTCGGCCCCGACAAATTTCTTAATGTCGCGGAAAGTCTGGGGCGTTCCGGCGACATGGATAAGCTGATTCTGCAAAAGGCCCTATTCGAGCTTACAAGATGGGACAGCCTGGGAATGCGCATCCCGCGTGTCTCAGTCAATATTTCGGCGCGTCGGCTGGCGGAGGCAAATCTGCTTGCGGAGCTGTCAGCGCTTCCTGTAGCGAAGGGCCGACTGTGTTTCGAGCTGCTTGAGACGATCTCCTTCGACGACCTCCAGCCTGTTCTCAATGAGATAATTCCAGCTCTCAAAGAGCTTGGTATTGAAATCGAGATCGATGATTTCGGCACCGGACATGCCAGTATCGTCAGTCTGCTGAGATTTGAGCCACGAAGGCTTAAGATCGATCGCGAAATTATCAACCCGATTGTCACATCTCCATCTCAACGCCGTCTGGTTTCCTCGATCATCGAAATCGGCCGCTCACAGAACATCGACATCGTTGCCGAAGGCGTGGAGACAATGGAGCATGCGAAGATCCTGAAAGATCTTGGTTGCCATTTGCTGCAAGGCTACGCTCTGGCACGGCCAATGACCTCGAAACAATTGATCGAATTTTGCCGTGTGAAGGATGAAGGGCTTACAATAGCAGGGTAG
- a CDS encoding trimethylamine methyltransferase family protein, with protein sequence MTEAIEESAGRRGRSGRSARRDGMGKVHVPYIVRNIPTYDILSEENLQKIERIADRILAEIGIEFRDDPVAVEHWKKAGAKVDGVRVRFEPGMLHEIVSSAPSVFTQHARNPANSVQIGGGNVVFSPAYGSPFVMDLDKGRRYGTIEDFRNFIKLAQASPWLHHSGGTICEPVDVPVNKRHLDMVYSHIKYSDRPFMGSVTAEERAEDSIEMTRILFGADFVDQNCVILGNVNVNSPLVWDGTMTRSLRAYARANQAAVIVPFILGGAMGPVTNAGAIAQSYAETLAGCALTQLERKGAPVIFGNFLSSMSLRSGSPTFGTPEPAIGSMVIGQLARRLKLPLRCAGNFSNSKLPDGQAMQEGLMSMLSAIHCGANFILHSAGFLDGLLSMSYEKFVMDADLCGALHSYLAGVTVDDNTLAFDAFEEVGPGSHFLGSAHTMRNYQTAFWQTTLSDNEPFEKWSEEGGSTDIATRANRQWKRTLADYEAPPLDVALDEALCDFVGRRKSSMADSWY encoded by the coding sequence ATGACCGAGGCAATTGAAGAGAGTGCTGGCAGACGTGGACGCAGTGGGCGATCCGCCCGACGCGACGGCATGGGGAAGGTTCATGTTCCCTATATCGTCCGCAACATCCCGACCTATGACATCCTCTCGGAAGAGAACCTCCAAAAGATCGAACGTATCGCGGACCGCATTCTGGCAGAAATCGGAATAGAATTTCGCGACGATCCGGTTGCTGTCGAACACTGGAAGAAGGCTGGGGCCAAGGTGGACGGCGTGCGCGTTCGCTTCGAACCGGGAATGCTTCACGAGATTGTCTCTTCTGCCCCGAGCGTCTTCACCCAGCACGCCCGCAATCCGGCGAACAGCGTGCAGATCGGGGGAGGCAATGTGGTCTTCTCGCCGGCCTACGGTTCGCCTTTCGTCATGGATCTGGATAAAGGCCGTCGGTACGGGACCATCGAAGACTTTCGCAATTTCATCAAGCTCGCTCAAGCAAGCCCATGGCTGCACCATTCCGGCGGCACGATCTGCGAGCCGGTCGACGTGCCGGTGAACAAACGTCACCTCGATATGGTCTACAGCCACATCAAATATTCCGACCGCCCGTTCATGGGATCGGTGACGGCGGAGGAGCGTGCCGAGGATTCGATCGAGATGACGCGGATCCTCTTCGGCGCGGACTTCGTCGACCAGAACTGCGTCATCCTGGGCAACGTCAATGTGAACTCGCCACTTGTCTGGGACGGCACCATGACAAGATCGCTGCGGGCCTATGCCCGTGCCAACCAAGCGGCCGTCATCGTGCCGTTCATCCTCGGTGGCGCGATGGGGCCTGTCACGAACGCGGGGGCTATCGCTCAATCCTATGCGGAAACGCTCGCAGGCTGCGCTCTGACGCAGCTCGAACGCAAAGGCGCGCCGGTTATCTTCGGCAATTTCCTGTCGTCCATGTCGCTGCGATCGGGATCGCCCACCTTCGGCACCCCTGAACCGGCCATCGGCTCGATGGTGATCGGGCAGCTTGCACGGCGGCTGAAGCTGCCTTTGCGCTGCGCGGGCAACTTCTCCAACTCCAAACTCCCCGACGGTCAGGCCATGCAGGAGGGGCTGATGTCCATGCTGTCGGCCATTCACTGCGGAGCGAATTTCATCCTGCACTCTGCCGGCTTCCTCGATGGTCTGCTGTCCATGTCTTACGAAAAATTCGTAATGGACGCAGATCTCTGCGGCGCGCTCCATTCCTATCTCGCCGGCGTCACCGTCGATGACAACACGCTGGCCTTCGACGCGTTCGAAGAAGTGGGTCCCGGCAGCCATTTCCTCGGCTCCGCCCACACGATGCGAAACTATCAGACCGCCTTTTGGCAAACGACGCTGTCGGACAATGAGCCTTTCGAGAAGTGGAGCGAGGAGGGCGGATCGACCGACATTGCGACGCGCGCCAACCGCCAATGGAAAAGGACGCTCGCAGACTACGAAGCGCCACCTCTCGACGTTGCGCTTGATGAGGCCCTGTGTGATTTTGTAGGCAGACGCAAGTCGTCGATGGCCGATAGCTGGTACTGA